The Streptomyces sp. NBC_01142 genome has a window encoding:
- the glpK gene encoding glycerol kinase GlpK, which translates to MVERYVMSIDQGTTSTRCILFDHRGRLVSVAQREHQQHFPRPGWVEHDALEIWRNLRRVVPEALSGVGIGVGQVSALGIANQRETTVLWDRRTGTPLGRAIVWQDTRTASLVDDLRDHPGDEFFLERCCLPPSTYFSAPRIRWLFDHVAGLEQRARDGEVLFGTMETWLIWNLTGGTAGGQHITDATNASRTMLMNIRTLTWDEELLEFFGVPRAMLPEIRPSAENYGEDRSILPGVPITAALGDQQAALFGQTCFAPGEAKCTYGTGSFLLLNTGTDVVRSRNGLLTTVAYKIDDQPAVYALEGPIAVTGSLVQWFRDRLGLISSAPEIETLARTVEDNGGCYIVPAFSGLFAPHWRSDARGVIVGLTSYITKGHLARAVLEATGWQTREVVDAMNADSSLTLSELKVDGGMTSDNLLMQILADVLDVPVVRPMVAETVSLGAAYAAGLAVGYWPDLEVLRRNWHRAAQWLPDMDPARRASEYDNWQRAVERSLGWITSPNRP; encoded by the coding sequence ATGGTTGAACGGTATGTGATGTCCATTGACCAGGGCACCACCTCAACCCGTTGCATCCTGTTCGACCACCGTGGGCGGTTGGTGTCGGTGGCCCAGCGCGAGCACCAGCAGCATTTCCCGAGACCCGGCTGGGTCGAGCACGATGCCCTCGAAATCTGGCGCAATCTGCGGCGCGTCGTGCCCGAGGCCCTGTCCGGCGTCGGCATCGGTGTCGGACAGGTCTCCGCCCTGGGCATCGCGAACCAGCGCGAGACAACGGTGCTCTGGGACCGGCGGACAGGAACCCCTCTGGGGAGAGCGATCGTCTGGCAGGACACCCGCACCGCTTCACTCGTCGACGACCTGAGAGATCACCCCGGCGACGAATTCTTCCTGGAACGCTGCTGCCTGCCGCCTTCGACCTATTTTTCCGCGCCACGAATCCGCTGGCTGTTCGACCACGTCGCAGGGCTGGAACAGCGAGCCCGGGACGGCGAAGTGCTGTTCGGCACGATGGAGACCTGGCTGATCTGGAACCTGACGGGCGGCACGGCCGGCGGTCAGCACATCACCGACGCCACCAACGCCAGTCGCACCATGCTCATGAACATCCGCACGCTCACCTGGGACGAGGAGCTGTTGGAGTTCTTCGGGGTTCCCCGCGCCATGCTGCCCGAGATACGGCCCTCGGCGGAAAACTACGGTGAGGATCGCTCGATCCTCCCGGGCGTCCCCATCACTGCCGCCCTCGGCGATCAGCAGGCGGCACTGTTCGGGCAGACCTGCTTCGCCCCGGGCGAGGCGAAGTGCACGTACGGGACCGGCAGCTTCCTGCTGCTCAACACCGGCACGGACGTTGTGCGGTCCCGGAACGGACTTCTCACCACCGTTGCGTACAAGATCGACGATCAGCCCGCGGTCTACGCGCTGGAAGGCCCGATCGCCGTCACGGGCTCACTGGTCCAGTGGTTCCGTGACCGTCTGGGACTGATCAGCAGCGCTCCGGAGATCGAGACCCTCGCGCGCACGGTCGAGGACAACGGCGGCTGCTACATCGTCCCGGCGTTCTCCGGTCTCTTCGCGCCCCACTGGCGCAGCGACGCACGCGGTGTCATCGTCGGCCTCACCTCGTACATCACCAAGGGGCACCTGGCCCGAGCCGTGCTGGAAGCCACCGGCTGGCAGACCCGTGAGGTCGTCGACGCCATGAACGCCGACTCCTCACTGACCCTGAGTGAGCTCAAGGTCGACGGCGGCATGACATCCGACAACCTGCTCATGCAGATCCTGGCCGACGTCCTCGACGTGCCCGTGGTGCGGCCCATGGTTGCCGAGACCGTCTCGCTGGGGGCCGCCTACGCCGCCGGGCTGGCCGTCGGCTACTGGCCGGACCTGGAAGTCCTGCGCCGCAACTGGCACCGGGCGGCCCAATGGCTGCCCGACATGGACCCGGCGCGGCGCGCATCGGAATACGACAACTGGCAGCGGGCCGTCGAACGATCGCTGGGGTGGATCACATCGCCGAACCGCCCTTGA
- a CDS encoding ATP-binding protein produces MAAQLNTVAREAVDHVCPVPHSPAAVPAVRGRVRTVFAEWGLSPDITMDALLVVSELVTNALLHALPPATLRLSWVRVDERRALRIEVTDAGHVLPSRQSACPDEHGRGIAIVTALSARCGIRVHTGGITRWADLLTA; encoded by the coding sequence ATGGCGGCTCAGCTCAACACAGTGGCCCGCGAGGCAGTCGATCACGTCTGTCCCGTGCCGCATTCCCCGGCGGCCGTCCCGGCCGTACGCGGACGTGTCCGCACGGTGTTCGCCGAGTGGGGCCTTTCCCCGGACATCACCATGGATGCACTCCTGGTCGTCTCGGAGCTGGTGACCAATGCGCTCCTCCACGCCCTGCCTCCGGCGACGCTGCGGTTGTCGTGGGTCCGCGTCGACGAACGCAGAGCCCTGCGCATCGAAGTCACGGACGCGGGACACGTGCTCCCCTCCAGGCAGTCGGCTTGCCCGGACGAGCACGGCCGGGGAATCGCCATAGTCACTGCCCTTTCGGCTCGCTGCGGCATACGCGTCCACACCGGCGGGATCACCCGCTGGGCGGATCTCCTCACAGCGTAG
- a CDS encoding sugar ABC transporter substrate-binding protein, translating into MSDQLQTVDSHSRRDRKTTRRKNYPGRAVVAVTTACALAGLAACGAAGEDAGGSTSGKDGFTIGLLLPDTHTARWATADKPLIVEKVKALCPDCRVTHAYASADVATQQQQIESMIADGAKVLILDPVDDKALRSSITRARDAHVPVVSYDRLAEGPISAYSGYDSEEIGRIQAEELLKAMGSKARGGQIVMMNGDPTDPNTRDLKRGALSVLEGKVKIGRSYYTAEWIPENAFRNMSAAIAQLGADRIDGVLSANDGLAGGVATALKAAGIRPLPPVTGQDADLSAVRRIVKGEQYVTVYKSFEAEANAAAEMAVALGRGEKLDTIATDRVSNGTSKEIPAFLGPLVPVTVGTIKDTVVKSGLYTVDQICTPAVEAACRKAGLVE; encoded by the coding sequence ATGTCGGATCAGCTCCAGACAGTGGACAGCCACAGCAGACGTGACCGGAAGACGACTCGGAGGAAGAACTATCCGGGTCGTGCTGTCGTCGCCGTGACAACGGCGTGCGCGCTCGCAGGTCTCGCCGCCTGCGGGGCGGCCGGCGAGGACGCGGGCGGGAGCACCTCCGGCAAGGACGGCTTCACGATCGGATTGCTGCTCCCGGACACGCATACCGCTCGCTGGGCGACCGCCGACAAGCCCCTGATCGTGGAGAAGGTCAAGGCGCTGTGCCCCGACTGCAGGGTGACCCACGCCTACGCCTCAGCGGACGTGGCCACTCAGCAGCAGCAGATCGAATCCATGATTGCGGACGGCGCCAAGGTCCTGATCCTTGATCCCGTCGACGACAAGGCGCTCCGCTCCTCGATCACCAGGGCCCGCGACGCGCATGTCCCGGTGGTCTCCTACGACCGCCTCGCCGAGGGCCCCATCTCGGCCTACTCCGGCTACGACTCGGAGGAGATCGGCAGGATCCAGGCCGAGGAGCTCCTCAAGGCGATGGGCTCCAAGGCGCGCGGCGGCCAGATCGTGATGATGAACGGTGACCCCACCGACCCGAACACGAGAGACCTCAAGAGGGGCGCGCTCTCCGTACTCGAGGGCAAGGTGAAGATCGGCCGGTCGTACTACACCGCCGAATGGATCCCGGAGAACGCGTTCAGGAACATGTCGGCCGCCATCGCGCAGCTGGGCGCGGACAGGATCGACGGCGTCCTGTCGGCCAACGACGGGCTCGCGGGTGGCGTGGCCACCGCGCTCAAGGCCGCCGGTATCAGGCCGCTGCCGCCCGTCACCGGTCAGGACGCCGATCTCTCGGCCGTGCGGCGGATCGTCAAGGGCGAGCAGTACGTCACCGTCTACAAGTCCTTCGAAGCAGAGGCCAACGCCGCCGCGGAGATGGCCGTCGCCCTGGGCCGTGGAGAGAAGCTCGACACCATCGCAACGGACCGTGTCAGCAATGGCACAAGCAAGGAGATCCCGGCCTTCCTGGGCCCCCTCGTCCCCGTAACCGTCGGCACGATCAAGGACACGGTCGTCAAAAGCGGCCTTTACACCGTCGACCAGATCTGTACCCCGGCGGTCGAAGCCGCCTGCCGGAAAGCCGGACTCGTCGAATAG
- a CDS encoding MAB_1171c family putative transporter, translated as MDASDFYISYFIPATVLTVALLLKLPAIVRFWRDPQLKAVGGLLLLAFFVFYFAAPPNIAWVNRFTGVPNISAPWVYTLLTAFSASCLVLLNTWRGGAQEKVRRTTWWVVITYALVITGLWVLFVLAHVPTERLHDLDTYYANTPYMRELIVLYLLAHTGASIMNSVLIWTWPGQVSGWIRSGLIVLGVAYALNLLYDVVKYTSVIARWNGADLDWLSTHVAPPVACLSALFGAAGFILPHAGQRLQRQWNDRITYWRLRPLYRTLRAVAPPAAAVKLGHFSSLDMRLVQRETFIRDNLLLLAPFFSKHLRQRAYEDALGRGGSPHKAAGLASAAALMSAIASRKTALASQDDDNVTSDRSAVGIDGLLRDIECVSRALRRPATVSAIRQRAAARSESVPVHD; from the coding sequence ATGGATGCCTCCGACTTCTACATCAGCTACTTCATACCTGCGACAGTTCTCACCGTCGCGCTCCTGCTCAAACTTCCCGCCATCGTCCGATTCTGGCGGGATCCACAACTCAAGGCGGTCGGCGGTCTGCTGTTACTGGCGTTCTTCGTGTTCTATTTCGCCGCACCGCCGAACATCGCCTGGGTCAACCGCTTCACCGGAGTGCCCAATATCTCCGCGCCCTGGGTCTACACCCTGCTCACCGCGTTCTCTGCGTCCTGCCTCGTGTTGCTCAACACCTGGCGCGGTGGCGCTCAAGAGAAGGTCCGGCGCACAACCTGGTGGGTCGTCATCACCTACGCGCTCGTGATCACCGGCTTATGGGTGCTGTTCGTGCTCGCGCATGTGCCGACTGAACGCCTGCATGATCTGGACACCTACTACGCCAACACCCCGTACATGCGCGAGCTCATCGTGCTGTACCTGCTCGCGCACACGGGCGCCAGCATCATGAACTCGGTTCTTATCTGGACTTGGCCCGGCCAGGTCAGTGGCTGGATACGGAGCGGTCTGATTGTTCTGGGCGTCGCGTACGCCCTGAACCTCCTGTACGACGTTGTGAAGTACACGTCGGTCATCGCACGGTGGAACGGGGCCGACCTTGACTGGCTGAGCACGCACGTGGCCCCGCCCGTCGCGTGCCTGTCGGCACTGTTCGGTGCCGCGGGCTTCATCCTCCCGCATGCGGGTCAGAGACTCCAGAGGCAGTGGAACGACCGGATCACCTACTGGCGGCTGCGGCCGCTGTATCGGACTCTTCGAGCTGTCGCCCCGCCGGCCGCCGCGGTGAAATTGGGCCATTTCTCATCGCTGGACATGCGACTGGTCCAGCGCGAGACGTTCATACGCGACAACCTCCTCCTCCTGGCTCCGTTCTTCAGTAAGCACCTGCGACAGCGAGCCTACGAGGACGCCCTCGGAAGAGGTGGTTCCCCGCACAAGGCGGCCGGCTTGGCGAGCGCCGCAGCCCTCATGTCTGCCATCGCGTCCCGGAAGACAGCCCTGGCTTCCCAGGACGACGACAACGTCACCTCAGACCGCTCGGCCGTCGGCATCGACGGTCTCCTCCGCGACATCGAGTGCGTGTCCCGGGCCCTCCGACGTCCCGCCACCGTCTCTGCGATCCGCCAGCGCGCGGCCGCCCGGTCAGAAAGCGTGCCCGTCCATGACTGA
- a CDS encoding FAD-dependent monooxygenase produces MTERLAPARTTPTAVVLGGSLAGLLAARALAEHANVTVIERDTFPKGPQPRKGLPQAQHVHLFWSGGADAVERLLPGTTHRLTTAGAHRLALPTHMVAYSPRGWFRRWAESHYMILCSRDLLDWTVREQVLAGHRITVLEGAEVLGLTGDAAAVTGARVRTADGADLTVSADLVVDATGRTSRAPEWLTSLGTARPAVREVDAGLVYASRIYQAPRDTWEHFPAVLVQADPRVPGPGQAGGLVPIEGGRWLCTMSGTRGGEPTKDAEAFEEFARRLRDPIVGELLAQAQPLTDVVVSRSTINRRHFYEKIRNWPEGFLVTGDAVAAYNPVYGHGMSVAAQSALAMRKLIRQHGWGTPGLARRIQKAVARPVSAAWDLATGQDVFYPGATESGPTLQEKLQAGYVNRLIYTSTGNGRVARTVTDVITLQKGSHVLVKPSMLLAAAIGPLRPQLTRPPLTAEELKASNA; encoded by the coding sequence ATGACTGAACGCCTTGCCCCCGCCCGCACCACACCAACCGCGGTTGTCCTCGGCGGCAGTCTGGCCGGCCTGCTCGCGGCGCGCGCTCTCGCCGAGCACGCGAACGTCACGGTCATCGAACGGGACACCTTCCCCAAGGGACCCCAGCCCCGTAAGGGCCTGCCCCAGGCTCAACACGTTCACCTGTTCTGGTCCGGCGGCGCCGACGCCGTCGAACGACTCCTGCCAGGCACCACACACCGCCTCACGACTGCCGGGGCGCACCGTCTCGCCCTGCCCACCCACATGGTCGCCTACAGCCCGCGGGGCTGGTTCCGACGCTGGGCCGAGTCGCACTACATGATCCTCTGCAGTCGTGACCTGCTGGACTGGACCGTCCGCGAGCAGGTTCTCGCCGGCCACCGCATCACGGTCCTGGAGGGCGCAGAGGTGCTCGGCCTCACCGGTGACGCTGCCGCTGTCACCGGAGCACGCGTACGCACCGCCGATGGCGCCGACCTCACTGTGTCGGCCGACCTGGTCGTCGATGCCACCGGCCGCACCTCCCGCGCTCCCGAGTGGCTCACGTCTCTCGGCACCGCGCGGCCGGCGGTCCGGGAGGTCGACGCCGGCCTCGTCTACGCCAGCCGGATCTACCAGGCGCCCAGGGACACATGGGAGCACTTTCCCGCGGTCCTCGTTCAGGCCGACCCGCGCGTTCCGGGCCCCGGCCAGGCCGGAGGGCTCGTCCCCATCGAGGGCGGTCGCTGGCTCTGCACCATGTCCGGAACCCGCGGCGGTGAACCCACCAAGGACGCAGAAGCATTCGAAGAGTTCGCCCGCCGCCTGCGGGACCCGATCGTCGGTGAGCTCCTGGCGCAGGCGCAGCCGCTCACCGATGTCGTAGTCAGCCGCAGCACCATCAACCGCCGGCACTTCTACGAAAAGATCCGCAACTGGCCCGAAGGCTTCCTGGTAACCGGCGATGCCGTCGCCGCATACAACCCGGTCTACGGGCACGGCATGTCGGTCGCGGCACAAAGCGCCCTCGCAATGCGCAAGTTGATCAGACAGCACGGATGGGGAACGCCCGGACTGGCCCGCCGCATCCAGAAGGCCGTCGCGCGGCCGGTGTCTGCGGCGTGGGACCTGGCGACCGGACAGGATGTGTTCTACCCCGGCGCGACCGAGAGCGGCCCCACCCTCCAGGAGAAGCTGCAGGCCGGATACGTGAACAGACTCATCTACACCAGTACGGGCAACGGCCGGGTAGCGAGGACCGTCACCGACGTGATCACGTTGCAGAAAGGATCGCATGTGCTGGTCAAACCCAGCATGCTGCTCGCCGCCGCCATCGGCCCGCTCAGACCACAGCTGACCCGGCCTCCGCTCACCGCGGAGGAGCTGAAGGCAAGCAACGCCTGA
- a CDS encoding transcriptional regulator: MSESTVPLPETLQRIDELITDHRLDRNDVLDAKSLSERTGIPAHTVQNLLEGTELVEDDVDTRARTRLQFLYETRRAADGRPYEFKDIADAIGISEVWARALLTGKKVPSMKHGHALTQFFDVPEGFLTAKATDALNRELGPILQFLQGATDPLNQVMTSHGLVAIAQRGTRSLTQRQKSAIASMLDVVLDEGTGR; this comes from the coding sequence GTGAGTGAGTCCACCGTCCCTCTCCCTGAAACATTGCAGCGCATCGACGAGTTGATCACCGATCACCGCCTCGACCGCAATGATGTCCTCGACGCGAAGTCCCTGTCCGAAAGGACAGGGATCCCGGCGCACACGGTTCAGAACCTCCTCGAGGGCACAGAACTCGTAGAGGACGACGTGGACACGCGGGCTCGCACCCGCCTCCAGTTCCTGTACGAAACCCGCCGCGCCGCCGACGGCAGGCCCTACGAGTTCAAGGACATCGCGGACGCCATCGGCATTTCCGAGGTATGGGCGCGTGCTCTGCTGACCGGCAAGAAGGTTCCGAGCATGAAGCACGGCCATGCCCTCACCCAGTTCTTTGACGTGCCGGAAGGCTTTCTGACGGCCAAGGCCACGGACGCCCTGAACAGAGAGCTCGGGCCCATCCTCCAGTTCCTGCAGGGCGCGACTGACCCCCTGAACCAGGTCATGACCAGTCACGGCCTCGTGGCAATCGCACAGCGCGGCACCAGATCCCTTACGCAACGCCAGAAATCGGCGATCGCCAGCATGCTCGACGTCGTGCTGGATGAAGGGACGGGCCGATGA
- a CDS encoding ATP-binding cassette domain-containing protein, with protein MPSTPLLALRRVCKRFGAVWALTDVELEIHAGEVVALVGDNGAGKSTLVKVITGVAPADQGVIEWDGRPVRITRPRDAQSLGIASVYQDLALCETLDVVGNLFLGHELGRTGILDEVSMERRVGELDLLDTLSLRIPSVRVPVASLSAGQRQTVAIARALLNEPRMLILDEPTAALGVRQTIHFLDLIDRLRERGVGVLLVSHNLGDVKAVADRVAVLHLGRNNGFFSVPTTSQEQIVASITGATDNAVAHRETQA; from the coding sequence GTGCCGAGTACACCCCTGCTGGCGCTGCGCAGAGTCTGCAAACGCTTCGGCGCTGTCTGGGCGCTCACGGACGTCGAGCTGGAGATCCACGCCGGAGAGGTCGTGGCCCTGGTCGGCGACAATGGCGCCGGCAAGTCCACTCTCGTCAAGGTGATCACCGGCGTCGCCCCCGCCGACCAGGGTGTCATCGAATGGGACGGCCGTCCCGTCCGGATCACTCGCCCCCGCGATGCCCAGAGCCTGGGCATCGCCAGCGTCTACCAGGACCTCGCGTTGTGCGAAACCCTCGATGTCGTCGGCAACCTCTTCCTGGGCCACGAGCTCGGCAGGACCGGGATCCTCGACGAAGTGTCCATGGAGCGCCGGGTCGGGGAACTTGACCTGCTGGACACCCTCTCCCTGCGCATTCCCAGCGTCCGCGTCCCCGTCGCCTCCCTCTCCGCTGGCCAACGCCAGACGGTCGCGATCGCGCGCGCTCTTCTCAACGAACCCAGGATGCTCATCCTCGACGAACCGACCGCCGCGCTGGGCGTCAGGCAGACCATCCATTTCCTCGACCTGATCGACCGACTGCGAGAACGCGGGGTCGGTGTTCTCCTCGTCAGCCACAACCTGGGTGACGTCAAAGCCGTCGCGGACCGGGTCGCGGTGCTGCACCTCGGTCGCAACAATGGTTTCTTCAGCGTGCCGACCACGTCACAGGAGCAGATCGTCGCCTCCATCACCGGCGCCACCGACAACGCCGTAGCCCATCGCGAGACCCAGGCGTGA
- a CDS encoding sugar ABC transporter permease, with protein MRSGELGSLPGIIGIVVLWTVFQSLHQQFLSPRNLSNLSVDIVGTGMIALGIAFVLLLGEVDLSVASVSGLTAAVFAVLNVSEGLPEWLAIVAALLVGAAIGAVQGFFSARIGVPAFVVTLAGLLAWNGLMLYVLGASGTINLHEQGLIHALTNYYFHDAAVAYGLAALSVAVFFLASYRDARRRRAAGVRSWPLSVIAVRTGAVALVSFAAAYILNRFQGLPLALLIFLAFVVGLDFVLRRTFYGRKIFSIGGGAEAARRAGISVVWLRISAFMVSGTLAAVGGLFLASRVAAVGQTSGSSILLINAVAAAVIGGVSLFGGRGTTWSVLLGILVIQSIASGMVLLGIPTPMQSVITGGVLLTAVALDSLSHFSQKAHGRA; from the coding sequence CTGCGCAGCGGCGAACTCGGATCGCTGCCCGGCATCATCGGCATCGTCGTGCTCTGGACCGTTTTCCAGAGCCTGCACCAGCAGTTCCTGTCGCCCCGCAACCTGTCCAACCTCAGCGTGGACATCGTCGGAACGGGCATGATCGCCCTCGGCATCGCCTTCGTGCTGCTGCTCGGCGAGGTGGATCTGTCGGTCGCCTCCGTCAGCGGGCTCACGGCTGCGGTGTTCGCCGTGCTGAACGTGAGCGAGGGCCTGCCGGAGTGGCTGGCGATCGTCGCCGCCCTGCTCGTCGGGGCGGCGATCGGAGCCGTTCAGGGGTTCTTCTCGGCCAGGATCGGCGTACCGGCGTTCGTCGTCACCCTGGCGGGGCTGCTGGCCTGGAACGGCCTCATGCTCTACGTCCTGGGCGCGAGCGGCACCATCAACCTCCACGAGCAGGGCCTGATCCATGCGCTGACCAATTACTACTTCCACGACGCGGCAGTCGCGTACGGGCTGGCGGCGCTCAGCGTGGCCGTGTTCTTCCTCGCGTCCTACCGGGACGCACGGCGCCGCAGGGCAGCCGGCGTCCGGTCCTGGCCGCTCAGTGTCATCGCCGTGCGTACGGGCGCGGTGGCACTGGTCTCGTTCGCAGCCGCCTACATCCTGAACCGCTTCCAGGGCCTTCCGCTCGCTCTTCTGATCTTCCTGGCCTTCGTCGTCGGCCTCGACTTCGTCCTTCGCCGCACGTTCTACGGGCGGAAGATCTTCTCCATCGGCGGGGGTGCCGAGGCGGCCCGCCGCGCGGGCATCAGCGTGGTGTGGCTGCGGATCTCGGCGTTCATGGTGTCCGGGACGCTGGCCGCTGTCGGCGGGCTCTTCCTGGCCTCACGCGTCGCCGCGGTGGGCCAGACCTCGGGCTCCAGCATCCTGCTGATCAACGCCGTCGCCGCGGCCGTTATCGGCGGCGTCAGCCTGTTCGGCGGCCGCGGTACGACGTGGTCTGTCCTGCTCGGCATACTCGTCATCCAGTCGATCGCGTCGGGGATGGTTCTCCTGGGTATCCCGACGCCGATGCAATCCGTGATCACCGGTGGTGTGCTTCTCACCGCCGTAGCCCTCGACTCGCTGTCGCACTTCTCGCAGAAGGCACACGGCAGGGCTTGA
- a CDS encoding toxin-antitoxin system, toxin component: MTNVSKPMRKEMRKLAADLISAIEPRIALPVEPRQLCEELCREMSERQGQPIDLRILAFPDETGVTGLWLRLEDRSIIVVEERADPVQQLVILGHELWHMKSGHCGSHQMKGASAAARAMSGEISLHEVLISVAARSQYREAEESAAETFGLFLGSRLRPWVRTGGRGPVRMEVVGGRIEAALSYRGQA, encoded by the coding sequence ATGACGAATGTCTCGAAACCCATGCGCAAGGAAATGCGCAAGCTGGCAGCAGACCTGATCTCCGCGATCGAGCCCCGCATCGCCTTACCGGTCGAACCTCGTCAGCTGTGCGAAGAGCTGTGCCGTGAAATGAGTGAGCGTCAAGGGCAACCCATCGATCTGCGTATCCTCGCCTTCCCGGACGAGACCGGCGTGACCGGTCTCTGGCTCAGACTCGAAGACCGCAGCATCATCGTCGTCGAGGAACGCGCCGATCCCGTACAGCAACTGGTCATCCTCGGGCACGAGCTGTGGCACATGAAGAGCGGGCACTGCGGCAGCCACCAAATGAAGGGTGCTTCCGCAGCCGCGCGTGCGATGTCCGGAGAGATATCCCTTCACGAGGTTCTGATCAGTGTCGCCGCCCGCAGCCAGTATCGGGAAGCCGAAGAGAGCGCGGCCGAGACGTTCGGCCTTTTCCTCGGCAGCCGACTGCGTCCATGGGTCAGAACCGGCGGCAGGGGACCGGTCCGTATGGAAGTGGTCGGAGGCCGCATAGAGGCAGCCCTGAGCTACCGGGGCCAAGCCTGA
- a CDS encoding IclR family transcriptional regulator — MAGPVQSIERAAAILRLLAGGPRRLGLGEVAASLGLAKGTAHGILRTLQHVDFVEQDAATGKYQLGAALLHLGTSYLDVNELRSRSINWADALAARSGEAVRLGTPLEDRVLIVHHVFRPDDTLQTLDVGALLPLHASSLGKVLLAYGTATVESALEAGLEAYTRHTQAVPEDLNRALTEIREQGWAAEVQEMSMGYAGIAAPIRGHGGLVVGAIGVSGPVERICDAKGHPQPALITLLREAARAISKDLGAARW; from the coding sequence ATGGCCGGTCCGGTCCAGTCCATCGAACGGGCGGCGGCAATCCTGCGTCTGCTCGCCGGCGGCCCTCGTCGGCTCGGACTGGGTGAGGTGGCCGCGTCGCTCGGGCTGGCGAAGGGCACCGCCCACGGCATTCTGCGCACCCTGCAGCACGTGGATTTCGTGGAGCAGGACGCGGCGACGGGAAAGTACCAGCTCGGGGCGGCGCTGCTCCACCTCGGCACCAGTTACCTGGACGTCAACGAGCTGCGGTCGCGCTCCATCAACTGGGCCGACGCCCTGGCCGCCCGCAGCGGGGAGGCGGTCCGCCTGGGCACCCCCCTGGAGGACAGGGTGCTCATCGTCCACCACGTCTTCCGGCCGGACGACACGCTCCAGACCCTGGACGTGGGCGCGCTGCTGCCGCTGCACGCCTCCTCGCTCGGCAAGGTCCTGCTGGCCTACGGGACCGCGACGGTGGAGTCGGCGCTCGAGGCCGGGCTGGAGGCGTACACCCGGCACACCCAGGCCGTCCCGGAGGACCTCAACCGTGCGCTCACCGAGATCCGGGAGCAGGGATGGGCCGCCGAGGTCCAGGAGATGAGCATGGGTTACGCCGGCATCGCGGCGCCCATCCGTGGGCACGGAGGCCTCGTCGTGGGCGCCATCGGCGTGTCCGGCCCCGTCGAGCGGATCTGCGATGCCAAGGGCCACCCTCAGCCGGCCCTGATCACGTTGCTCCGTGAGGCCGCACGGGCGATCTCCAAAGACCTGGGGGCGGCCCGCTGGTAA